The following coding sequences are from one Nicotiana tabacum cultivar K326 chromosome 1, ASM71507v2, whole genome shotgun sequence window:
- the LOC107762790 gene encoding homogentisate geranylgeranyltransferase-like: MLHLHPCSCQFPSLTKGLEGASEQVENARIIHQRRLSFPKFVNSIDRINTRKNTSDKIFKSHNISKGYISAASSGHCEISSKDGFWKQLNALYQFSRPHTIFGTIIGISSVSILPTKSLADISPTFFVGLLKALIPSLLMNVYVVGLNQIFDVEIDKVNKPNLPLASGEISMELGIAIVITSLIVSFGMGIKFQSPPLLAALIVSFFLGSAYSIELPLLRWKRNAALAAICIMVVRAIVVQFAFFAHIQKYVLVRPMLYTRSLVFAVTFMGIFTAVIALFKDIPDVDGDRDFGIQSFSVRLGQERVFWLCISLLVAAYGVAMVIGATSSSLFSRLVTVLGHFLLACFLLFQAQSVDITSQVSVTSFYMLIWKLFYAEYLPIPFFR, from the exons ATGCTCCATTTACATCCTTGCTCTTGTCAATTTCCATCACTCACAAAAG gaCTTGAAGGGGCATCAGAACAAGTGGAAAATGCTAGGATTATTCATCAAAGGAGATTGTCCTTCCCAAAATTTGTGAACTCAATTGACAGGATAAACACAAGGAAGAATACAAGTGACAAAATATTCAAAAGCCATAATATATCAAAAGGGTATATAAGTGCAGCCTCATCAGGACATTGTGAAATCTCTTCTAAAGATGGTTTTTGGAAGCAATTGAATGCATTATACCAATTTTCTCGCCCACACACAATATTTGGAACA ATAATAGGGATCAGTTCAGTTTCTATTCTTCCAACAAAATCGTTAGCAGATATTTCTCCCACATTTTTTGTGGGATTATTGAAG gccttaattccttctcttTTAATGAACGTTTATGTGGTAGGATTAAATCAAATTTTTGATGTGGAAATTGACAAG GTGAACAAACCAAATTTGCCACTAGCTTCTGGAGAAATTTCAATGGAACTAGGCATAGCAATAGTTATCACCTCCTTAATTGTG AGTTTTGGCATGGGAATTAAGTTTCAATCTCCACCATTGTTAGCTGCTCTCATTGTTAGCTTTTTTCTTGGCAGTGCTTATTCTATAGAG TTACCTTTACTTAGATGGAAAAGAAATGCAGCCTTGGCTGCAATATGCATTATGGTTGTGAGGGCTATCGTTGTTCAGTTTGCTTTCTTTGCACATATTCAG AAGTATGTGCTCGTTAGGCCTATGCTCTATACAAGATCTCTGGTATTTGCTGTCACTTTTATGGGTATCTTCACCGCTGTCATTGCACTGTTTAAg GACATACCTGATGTGGATGGTGATAGAGATTTTGGAATCCAATCTTTCAGTGTGAGGCTTGGCCAAGAAAGA GTGTTTTGGCTATGTATTAGCTTACTTGTTGCTGCATATGGAGTTGCTATGGTGATTGGAGCTACTTCTTCTTCCCTTTTCAGCAGGCTTGTCACT GTTTTAGGGCATTTTTTACTTGCTTGCTTTCTATTATTTCAAGCACAATCGGTCGATATAACAAGTCAAGTATCAGTTACTTCTTTTTATATGTTAATATGGAAG CTATTCTATGCCGAGTACCTTCCCATTCCCTTCTTTCGCTAA